In a single window of the Thermoleophilia bacterium genome:
- the ortB gene encoding 2-amino-4-oxopentanoate thiolase subunit OrtB — MSGRVAAVLARRGEIMRRALGMDYGQFEQSPIAFDYEAMMTAHGYSLAEIATIQRRAGVGGTPLLELRNLTELVRSISAPCMGARIFVKDEAANLAGAFKDRRASISIHLAQEKGYAGVVAATSGNYGAAVASQAARAGLKCIIVQETFDGRHIGQPEILEKSRVCEAYGAEVVQMSVGPELFAHMLELLDETGFFAASLYSPFGVSGIETLGVEIAEEMTALTGAPPTHCVITHAGGGNTTGTARGLKRAGATETQIVSVSVDLSGLHMASDTDFNRKSFTTGHTGFGVPFATWPDRADVPRNAARSLRYMDRYLTVSQGEVFYATEAMSKIEGLERGPAGNTAIAGAISLARELPREATVVVQETEYTGAGKHHWAQLNFAREMGVEVRAGDPAENVPGEVIVIPERPEQIRAKEMDLAQLRRSYVRHALKAAPQGYAITDADVEFLAADTNTDAAMVERLAAELATEQK, encoded by the coding sequence ATGAGCGGCCGCGTAGCGGCCGTGCTCGCGCGCCGCGGCGAGATCATGCGGCGCGCGCTCGGCATGGACTACGGTCAGTTCGAGCAGAGCCCCATCGCCTTCGACTACGAGGCGATGATGACGGCCCACGGCTACTCCCTGGCCGAGATCGCCACGATTCAGCGGCGTGCCGGCGTGGGGGGCACACCGCTGCTCGAGTTGCGCAACCTCACCGAGCTGGTGCGCTCCATCAGCGCACCGTGCATGGGCGCGCGCATCTTCGTCAAAGACGAGGCCGCCAATCTCGCCGGAGCGTTCAAGGATCGGCGGGCCAGCATCAGCATCCATTTGGCCCAAGAGAAGGGCTACGCCGGTGTGGTCGCGGCGACGTCGGGCAACTACGGCGCCGCCGTCGCCAGTCAGGCGGCGCGTGCCGGCCTCAAGTGCATCATCGTTCAGGAGACCTTCGACGGCCGCCACATCGGCCAGCCCGAGATCCTCGAGAAGAGCCGCGTCTGCGAGGCGTACGGGGCCGAGGTGGTGCAGATGAGCGTCGGCCCGGAGCTCTTCGCCCATATGCTCGAGCTGCTCGACGAGACGGGCTTCTTTGCCGCCTCGCTGTACTCACCGTTCGGCGTCTCGGGCATCGAGACGCTCGGCGTCGAGATCGCCGAGGAGATGACCGCGCTCACCGGGGCGCCGCCGACCCACTGCGTGATCACGCACGCCGGCGGCGGCAACACGACCGGCACGGCCCGCGGCCTCAAGCGTGCCGGGGCGACCGAGACCCAAATCGTCAGCGTCTCGGTCGACTTGAGCGGCCTGCACATGGCCAGCGACACCGACTTCAACCGCAAGAGCTTCACGACCGGCCACACCGGGTTCGGCGTGCCGTTCGCCACCTGGCCGGACCGCGCCGACGTGCCGCGCAACGCCGCCCGTTCGCTGCGCTACATGGATCGCTACCTCACCGTGAGCCAGGGCGAGGTGTTCTACGCCACCGAAGCGATGAGCAAGATCGAGGGATTGGAGCGCGGCCCGGCGGGCAACACGGCGATTGCCGGGGCGATCAGCCTTGCCCGCGAGTTGCCGCGCGAAGCGACCGTGGTTGTGCAGGAGACGGAGTACACCGGAGCCGGCAAGCATCATTGGGCGCAGCTCAACTTCGCTCGCGAGATGGGCGTGGAGGTGCGCGCCGGCGACCCCGCCGAGAACGTGCCCGGCGAGGTGATCGTCATCCCCGAACGGCCGGAGCAGATTCGCGCCAAGGAGATGGATCTGGCGCAACTGCGGCGCAGCTACGTGCGTCACGCTCTCAAGGCGGCGCCGCAGGGCTACGCGATCACGGACGCCGACGTGGAGTTCCTGGCCGCCGACACGAACACAGATGCCGCGATGGTCGAGCGGCTGGCGGCGGAGCTCGCGACGGAGCAGAAGTAG
- the ortA gene encoding 2-amino-4-oxopentanoate thiolase subunit OrtA has protein sequence MSVNAETAIGEAGEAAERRCRPGDWVEIERVVLEPDERAEGLPPETAGKPLMVWVKGFAQGAAVVGEALTVETMSGRLVSGRLFAVNPGYYHTFGAPIAELTHVGRDLRARLAAHRAAHEQEAAR, from the coding sequence GTGAGTGTGAACGCGGAAACGGCAATCGGCGAGGCCGGCGAGGCTGCGGAGCGGCGGTGCCGCCCGGGCGATTGGGTCGAGATCGAGCGCGTCGTGCTCGAACCGGATGAGCGTGCGGAAGGGCTGCCGCCGGAGACGGCGGGCAAGCCGCTCATGGTGTGGGTCAAGGGCTTCGCCCAGGGCGCAGCCGTTGTGGGCGAAGCTCTGACCGTCGAGACGATGAGCGGCCGGCTCGTCAGCGGCCGGCTCTTCGCTGTGAACCCCGGCTACTACCACACGTTCGGCGCGCCGATCGCGGAGCTGACGCACGTCGGCCGCGACCTGCGCGCCCGGCTCGCGGCTCATCGCGCCGCGCACGAGCAGGAGGCGGCGCGATGA